The segment GACGACCGGCGGGCTGCCGCCGCGCCGGTCCAGGCCAGCGGCGAGGGTGGGGGTTTTTCCGGATGTATGTGCCCGGGCGGTGGCGAATGCGGGCCGGACAATCCAGATCCTGGGCGTCCCGGACCGCCCGGGGTCGCCCGGGGCCGTTATGTAGGCGGGGCTCGTCGTGGGAGGAAGAACCGGCCGGCGAGGGTGGAAATCCCAGGGGGTTCGTCCCGGGGGCATCTGGGGACGGACGGAGCCGGAACCCGTGCTCCCGCGCCACCGGTCCCCCGTCTTGCGTCCCGGGGCGGGGGGTTCTGCACCGCGGGCCGGCCACCGGCGCCCCGGCCACCCCGGGGCCCGGCACGGGAGCCGCGCGGGCCCGTGGCGTCCTGCTCCCGGGGGCCCGGCACCGGGACCCCGTGGGCCGGCGGCGTCCTACGGCAGTGTATGCACGGGCCGCGACGTTGCTCTTAGGTAGCTGCTCTAAGTCCAGCGGTCCCGGACGCCGTCCGGGCCGACCACCAGCCAGAAGTTGTCGATCAGCCGGGTGGTGCCCAGGCGGGCGGCCACCAGCAGCAGCACCTCGCCCTCCACCGGATCGGCGGGCTCCAGGGTCTCCGCGGCGACGGCGGCCGCGTACTCGGGTTCAACCAGGGGCTCGGCGGCCAGGACGGCCTCCATGGCCGCCACCACCCGGTCCCGGCGTCGCTCCCCGGCTTCCAGAAGGCGGCGGGCTGCCGCGAGCGACCGGTAAAGGACCGGAGCCGCCCGGCGCTGCCCGGCATCCAGGTAGACGTTCCGGGAGCTCATGGCCAGGCCGTCGGGCTCCCGCACCGTGGGGCAGACCACCACCTCCAGGGAAAAATCCAGGTCCGCCACCATGCGCCGGATGATGACGGCCTGCTGGGCGTCCTTTTGCCCGAAGTAGGCGCGGTCGGGCTGGACCAGGTGGAAGAGCTTGGTCACCACGGTGACCACGCCGCGGAAGTGACCCGGCCGCCGGGCCCCTTCCCAGCGGCGGGCCAGGTCTCCCACATCGACGTAGACCCCCGGCTCGCCCCGAGGGTACATGGTCTCCACCGCGGGGTGGAACAGCAGGTCGGCTCCGGCCTGGGCGGCCAGTTCCCGGTCCCGCTCCAGGTCGCGGGGGTAGCGGGCGAAGTCCTCGTGGGGGCCGAACTGCAGCGGGTTGACGAACACGCTCACCACCACCCGGCGGCACTCCGCCCGGGCCCGGCGGATCAAGGAGAGGTGCCCGTCGTGGAGGTAGCCCATGGTGGGGACGAAGCCCACCCGGCCCCCGGGGTCTTCCCGGCGCCAGCGGGCGATGTGCTGCCGCAACGTGGTGATGTCCTGCACCAGTTCCATGGGGGTCCCTCCTCCCGGTGGCTGCCGGGTGCGATCCGGGCGCGCCGCTGCCGGGCGCCGCAGGGCGGAGCCTGGCGGCCCGCCGGTCGCGTCGCGGGCACGGGATCCGGGCGAGCGCCTACCGGTCCCCGTAGGGCGCATCGGCAGGCGCATCGCCGGACGAGGCATCCCCGGCCGGACGGCCGCCCCAGGGCGCCTCCCCGGCCGGACCGGCAGGGGCGGGTGACCGGGAACCCCCGGGACCGGCCGGGGCACCGGCCGCGTCGCCGGCCCGGGACCCGGCCTCCCCCGCCGCCATGTGGTAGCTGTGCTCGTCCGTGGGGAAGGCACGCGCCCGCACGTCGGCGGCGTAACGCTGCAGGGCCTCCAGGGCGATCTGCCCCAGCTCGGCATACCGCCGGGCGAAGCGGGGGACGCGGCCCTGGGTCAGGCCCAGCAGGTCGTGGAGCACCAGCACCTGGCCGTCGCAGTCCGGCCCGGCCCCGATGCCGATGGTGGGGATCCGCAGCCGGCGGCTGATGGCCGCGGCCAGTTCCCGGGGCACCATCTCCAGCACCAGGGCGAAGGCCCCCGCCTGCTCAAGGGCGACGGCATCGTCGAGAAGCTGCCGGGCCTCGGCCTCGTCCCGGCCCTGGACCCGGTAGCCGCCCAGGGCATGCACCCGCTGGGGCAGCAGGCCCAGGTGACCCACCACGGGGATGCCCGCGCCGGTCAGGCGGTGGACCACTTCCAGCACGCGGCCGGCCCCCTCCAGCTTCACGGCCTCGGCACCCCCTTCCTGCACCAGGCGCCCCGCGGCGCGCAGCGCGTCGTCCACGGAGAGGTGGAAGGTCAGGAAGGGCATGTCGGCCACCAGCAAGGCTCGTTCCACGCCCCGGCGCGCCGCCCGGGTGTGGTGCACCATCTCGTCCAGGGTGACGAACACGGTGGCCGGGTAGCCCAGCACCACGTTGCCCAGGGAATCGCCCACCAGGATCATGTCCACGCCGGCGGCGTCGGCCAGCCGGGCGAAGGGGTAGTCGTAGGCCGTGACCATGACCACCGGCCGGCCCTGTTCCTTGTACTCGAGGACGGTGCGCACCGTAACCCGCGACGCCATGATGCTTCCCCCCACGGGATGGCCCTCGGGATGCGGGCGGGCCGGGTTCCGGCCCGGACCGCTCACCGGCCGGCCCCCTCCCCGCCCGCCCCCAGCAGGCGGGCGATGTCTTCAAGGCCTGCCGGCGGGTCCCCGGGTCGGGCCGAGGCGGCGGCCAGAACCAGCGTGGCCGCCAGCCGGTAACGACCCGCGGGCCCGGGATCGAAGGCGCCCAGCCCGCCGCCCGTTCCAGCTCCGCCGGCCAGTGCCTCCAGGTGGC is part of the Thermaerobacter subterraneus DSM 13965 genome and harbors:
- the panB gene encoding 3-methyl-2-oxobutanoate hydroxymethyltransferase, which codes for MASRVTVRTVLEYKEQGRPVVMVTAYDYPFARLADAAGVDMILVGDSLGNVVLGYPATVFVTLDEMVHHTRAARRGVERALLVADMPFLTFHLSVDDALRAAGRLVQEGGAEAVKLEGAGRVLEVVHRLTGAGIPVVGHLGLLPQRVHALGGYRVQGRDEAEARQLLDDAVALEQAGAFALVLEMVPRELAAAISRRLRIPTIGIGAGPDCDGQVLVLHDLLGLTQGRVPRFARRYAELGQIALEALQRYAADVRARAFPTDEHSYHMAAGEAGSRAGDAAGAPAGPGGSRSPAPAGPAGEAPWGGRPAGDASSGDAPADAPYGDR
- the panC gene encoding pantoate--beta-alanine ligase codes for the protein MELVQDITTLRQHIARWRREDPGGRVGFVPTMGYLHDGHLSLIRRARAECRRVVVSVFVNPLQFGPHEDFARYPRDLERDRELAAQAGADLLFHPAVETMYPRGEPGVYVDVGDLARRWEGARRPGHFRGVVTVVTKLFHLVQPDRAYFGQKDAQQAVIIRRMVADLDFSLEVVVCPTVREPDGLAMSSRNVYLDAGQRRAAPVLYRSLAAARRLLEAGERRRDRVVAAMEAVLAAEPLVEPEYAAAVAAETLEPADPVEGEVLLLVAARLGTTRLIDNFWLVVGPDGVRDRWT